One genomic segment of Oncorhynchus mykiss isolate Arlee unplaced genomic scaffold, USDA_OmykA_1.1 un_scaffold_215, whole genome shotgun sequence includes these proteins:
- the LOC110486843 gene encoding acylpyruvase FAHD1, mitochondrial, with translation MTSRNISRFWEWGKKIICVGRNYADHAKELNNVVPTEPVLFLKTPSAYLTEGSPILIPKYSNSVHHEIELGVVIGKGGTAIPQSSAMQHVAGYALCLDMTARDVQDDCKSKGLPWTLAKAFNTSCPVSEFIPKERIPDPGNVKIWLNVNGQMRQNGCTSQMIFSIPFLISYISEIITLEEGDLILTGTPKGVSAVQVHDELHAGIDDVVSMTFKVGRL, from the coding sequence ATGACTTCACGAAATATATCTCGATTTTGGGAGTGGGGAAAGAAGATCATCTGTGTTGGAAGGAACTACGCCGACCATGCAAAGGAGCTGAATAACGTCGTCCCAACAGAGCCCGTGTTGTTCCTGAAGACTCCATCTGCATATCTGACAGAGGGCTCACCTATCCTCATTCCCAAATACTCCAACAGTGTACACCATGAAATCGAGTTGGGGGTGGTCATCGGGAAAGGAGGCACCGCTATCCCCCAATCCTCCGCGATGCAACACGTCGCAGGGTACGCCCTGTGTTTGGATATGACAGCTCGGGACGTCCAGGATGACTGCAAGTCTAAAGGTCTTCCGTGGACTCTGGCCAAAGCGTTCAACACATCTTGTCCCGTCAGTGAATTCATCCCCAAAGAGCGGATACCCGACCCGGGAAACGTGAAGATCTGGCTCAATGTGAACGGCCAGATGCGCCAGAATGGCTGCACCTCTCAGATGATTTTCTCCATTCCCTTTCTCATCAGCTACATCAGTGAGATCATCACCCTAGAAGAGGGGGATCTGATTCTCACAGGGACTCCCAAGGGTGTATCCGCTGTGCAGGTGCACGATGAACTACATGCTGGCATAGATGATGTTGTCAGCATGACTTTTAAAGTTGGCAGACTTTGA
- the LOC110486842 gene encoding hydroxyacylglutathione hydrolase, mitochondrial isoform X2 produces MKVELLPALTDNYMYLLIDEESKEAAIIDPVEPVKVVEAIRKHGVRLTTVLTTHHHWDHAGGNEKMVRLVPGLTVYGGDDRVDALTKKVKHSNTFKVGSLTVKCLFTPCHTTGHICYLVTKDNSTEPPAVFTGDTLFVAGCGKFFEGTAEQMYRALIDVLGRLPPETRVYCGHEYTVNNLKFARHVEPDNEVIKKKLAWAKEKVSNGEPTIPSTVAEEFKFNPFMRVKEKSVQEHAGQNDPVETMRSLRKEKDGFRVPKD; encoded by the exons ATGAAGGTAGAACTGCTGCCAGCCCTCACTGACAACTACATGTACCTTCTCATTGATGAGGAGTCAAAGGAAGCTGCCATCATAGACCCAGTTGAACCAGTGAAG GTTGTAGAAGCTATCAGAAAGCACGGTGTGAGACTTACAACAGTTCTGACTACCCATCACCATTG GGACCATGCGGGAGGCAATGAGAAGATGGTGAGGCTAGTGCCTGGTCTCACTGTGTACGGAGGAGATGACCGGGTGGATGCCCTCACTAAGAAAGTCAAACACTCCAACACGTTCAAA GTTGGTTCACTTACAGTCAAGTGTTTGTTTACGCCATGCCACACCACTGGCCACATTTGCTACCTTGTGACCAAAGACAACAGCACTGAGCCTCCAGCTGTCTTCACAG GGGACACACTGTTTGTTGCTGGCTGTGGGAAGTTTTTTGAGGGTACAGCTGAACAGATGTACAGGGCATTGATAGACGTGCTGGGACGTCTGCCCCCTGAAACA CGTGTTTACTGTGGTCATGAGTACACCGTCAACAATCTGAAGTTCGCTCGACATGTGGAGCCCGACAACGAGGTCATCAAGAAAAAACTAGCATGGGCAAAG GAGAAAGTCAGTAATGGAGAACCAACCATCCCCTCCACTGTGGCTGAAGAATTCAAATTCAACCCCTTTATGAGAGTGAA AGAGAAGTCTGTGCAAGAGCATGCTGGGCAGAATGACCCTGTTGAAACCATGAGGAGTCTCCGTAAGGAGAAAGATGGCTTCCGGGTCCCCAAGGACTGA
- the LOC110486835 gene encoding hexosaminidase D, with product MVTKRQALRAVVLCLVLVAAVKLLLSEYRTERKQKLATMDPGSFWHQVPKVKEAVTVHKSEDINSLFNWAQKPEVPEPPVKKEAGTAPLETSKGPARIVHLDLKGAAPKVKYMKQIFPLFSSLGADGVLLEYEDMFPYHGNLTILRSPYAYSMEDIEEIKSLAKLNKLELIPLVQVFGHLEFVLKHERYFHLREVSAFPNSLNPHHPGSVALVKDMVSQVMDCHPDARWFHMGADEVRGLGESQDSKNWLHSNKGDVGKMFLNHAVSLARFITERRSGVRVILWDDMLRKISPATIKESGLQDLASPTIWNYLKKMDTDGIGTLISRYHEAGFKGIWFASAFKGGTGIDQRWTPLDYQLQNHLSWIKVMNSMTKYPSITLHGILLTGWQRFEHHTVLCELLPVGIPSLAMCLQSLKHGAFDENAKMEAHHILGCNIKVEKDICEGSGAFSGSQIYHMVFYIHTNLQKEVEALMKHYHIKGGFSRYHRKYNFANPRIIGFFQGRLKKLLDKWETYIENFRMEMEAIYFPDTVEEWMEENVNANMDLLRENARDAERILKLNGQPKSLKTL from the exons ATGGTAACAAAAAGGCAGGCCCTCAGAGCTGTTGTACTTTGTCTGGTGCTTGTTGCTGCTGTCAAACTTCTGCTTTCGGAATACAG AACTGAAAGGAAACAGAAGTTGGCCACCATGGATCCTGGCTCATTTTGGCATCAGGTGCCAAAGGTGAAGGAGGCTGTTACTGTACACAAGTCAGAGGATATAAACTCTTTGTTTAACTGGGCCCAGAAACCAGAGGTTCCAGAGCCTCCAGTAAAAAAAGAAGCAGGCACAGCACCTCTGGAAACCAGCAAAGGCCCTGCAAGAATAGTGCACCTGGATCTGAAAGGTGCTGCACCCAAAGTCAAATACATGAAGCAG atcttccccctcttctcctctctgggtGCTGATGGTGTTCTGCTAGAGTACGAGGACATGTTTCCCTATCATGGAAACCTGACGATTCTCAGGTCACCGTATGCCTACAG TATGGAAGATATAGAGGAGATAAAGAGCCTAGCCAAACTCAACAAGCTGGAACTGATTCCTTTAGTGCAAGTGTTTGGACACCTCGAG TTTGTGTTGAAGCATGAGAGGTATTTCCACCTGAGGGAGGTGAGTGCTTTCCCTAACAGTCTGAACCCCCACCACCCTGGCTCTGTGGCTCTGGTCAAGGACATGGTCTCCCAGGTCATGGACTGTCACCCTGACGCACGCTGGTTCCACATGGGGGCTGATGAG GTAAGGGGTCTGGGAGAGAGCCAGGACTCTAAAAACTGGTTACATAGCAATAAGGGGGATGTTGGGAAAATGTTCCTGAACCATGCAGTGTCATTGGCCCGTTTCATCACAGAGagaaggtcaggggtcagagtgaTTCTGTGGGATGACATGTTGAGGAAGATCAGCCCTGCCACTATTAAAG AGTCAGGCCTGCAGGATCTTGCTTCCCCAACAATATGGAACTATTTGAAGAAAATGGATACAGATGGTATTG GAACATTGATATCTAGATACCATGAGGCCGGTTTCAAGGGTATATGGTTCGCCAGTGCATTTAAAGGGGGCACAGGTATTGACCAGCGATGGACCCCTCTTGACTATCAGCTACAGAACCATCTGTCCTGGATAAAGGTCATGAACTCTATGACCAAATACCCCTCCATAACCCTCCATGGCATCCTGCTAACAGGATGGCAGAG GTTTGAGCACCATACCGTGTTGTGTGAACTCCTCCCAGTTGGCATTCCCTCCCTGGCTATGTGTCTACAGAGCTTAAAGCATG GTGCATTTGATGAAAATGCAAAGATGGAGGCTCACCACATACTGGGCTGCAACATCAAGGTGGAGAAAGATATCTG TGAGGGGAGTGGAGCCTTCTCAGGCTCTCAGATCTACCACATGGTGTTTTACATTCACACAAACCTGCAGAAGGAGGTGGAGGCCCTCATGAAACACTA CCACATCAAAGGGGGTTTCAGTCGCTACCACAGAAAATATAATTTTGCAAATCCAAGAATTATAGGATTCTTCCAAGGTCGGCTGAAGAA ACTGTTGGATAAGTGGGAGACGTACATAGAGAACTTCCGTATGGAGATGGAGGCTATCTACTTCCCAGACACAGTGGAGGAGTGGATGGAGGAGAATGTCAACGCCAACATGGATCTACTGAGAGAGAACGCCCGGGATGCCGAGCGAATCCTAAAACTGAACGGACAGCCCAAGTCACTGAAGACCTTATAG
- the LOC118947904 gene encoding cytosolic Fe-S cluster assembly factor narfl-like isoform X1, giving the protein MVSQFSGVLQLTDLDDFITPSQECVKPVKVEKKQGRSVAKIQIEDDGSYFQVKQDGGKQKLEKAKITLNDCLACSGCITSAESVLITQQSHEEIYRVLRSNKQAGVAEQKVVVVSVSPQSRASLAARYGLSSSEAGRRLTAFFKGLGVHHVFDTSFSRTFSLLESQKEFVERFHRKEQDKQALPMLASACPGWICYAEKTHGEFILPYVSSTRSPQQMMGSLVKGFFAGQQGLNPQQIYHVTVMPCYDKKLEASRPDFYLEEADTREVDCVITSGEVLKMLEEEKVLLSDVEPAPLDTMFSSVCGDELLGHAGSGSGGYLHHVFTHAARQLFGEEVKELTYKTLKNKDFQEVTLERDGVVVLRFATTYGFRNIQNLVQKLKRGKSPYHFVEVMACPSGCLNGGGQVKPLPEQNNKELLQQVEDLYKEERPLVPEEDQHVAELYQSWLQSVGEERARELLHTQYHAVDKATNGLLVKW; this is encoded by the exons ATGGTGTCCCAATTTAGCGGTGTTTTGCAGTTGACAGATCTAGATGATTTTATCACTCCTTCCCAG GAATGTGTGAAACCAGTCAAGGTGGAGAAGAAGCAAGGCCGATCTGTGGCTAAAATTCAAATAGAAGATGATGGGAGCTATTTCCAGGTTAAACAG GATGGTGGAAAGCAGAAGCTGGAGAAAGCTAAGATCACTCTGAATGACTGCCTGGCCTGCAGTGGCTGCATCACCTCAGCTGAGAGTGTCCTTATCACACAGCAGAGTCATGAAGAGATTTACAGGGTGCTACGCAGCAacaag CAGGCAGGTGTAGCAGAGcagaaggtggtggtggtgtctgtgtCCCCACAGTCCAGAGCCTCCCTGGCAGCACGCTACGGCCTGAGCAGCAGTGAGGCAGGCAGGAGGCTCACCGCCTTCTTCAAGGGTCTGG GGGTTCACCACGTGTTTGACACCAGCTTCAGCAGGACCTTCAGCCTGTTGGAGAGTCAGAAAGAGTTTGTGGAGCGGTTCCATCGGAAGGAGCAAGACAAGCAGGCCCTGCCCATGCTAGCCTCTGCCTGCCCAG gttGGATCTGCTATGCAGAGAAAACCCATGGAGAGTTCATCCTGCCCTACGTCAGCTCCACCCGCTCCCCACAGCAGATGATGGGCTCTCTGGTGAAGGGCTTCTTCGCTGGCCAGCAG ggcCTGAACCCACAGCAGATCTACCATGTGACTGTGATGCCCTGCTATGATAAGAAACTGGAGGCCTCCAGGCCTGACTTCTACCTGGAGGAGGCTGACACCAGAGAGGTGGACTGTGTCATCACTTCAG GAGAAGTtctgaagatgctagaggaagaGAAAGTGTTGCTCAGCGATGTGGAGCCAGCCCCATTAGATACAAT gttcagcagtgtgtgtggtgatgAGTTGCTGGGCCATGCAGGGAGCGGTTCAGGAGGATACCTCCATCACGTGTTCACACACGCTGCCAGACAGCTGTTtggagaggaggtgaaggagcTCACCTACAAGACACTCAA GAACAAGGACTTCCAGGAGGTGACCCTGGAAAGGGACGGTGTGGTCGTGCTGCGTTTCGCCACAACCTACGGTTTCCGCAACATCCAGAACCTGGTGCAGAAACTCAAGAGGGGAAAGTCACCCTACCACTTCGTAGAGGTCATGGCCTGTCCGTCAG gTTGTCTGAATGGGGGAGGCCAGGTGAAGCCCTTACCAGAGCAGAACAACAAGGAGTTGCTGCAGCAGGTGGAGGATCTGTACAAGGAGGAGCGCCCTCTAGTGCCAGAGGAGGACCAGCACGTGGCAGAGCTTTACCAGTCCTGGCTACAGagtgtaggagaggagagagccaggGAGCTGCTGCACACACAGTACCATGCAGTGGACAAGGCCACCAACGGACTCCTTGTCAAATGGTGA
- the LOC118947904 gene encoding cytosolic Fe-S cluster assembly factor narfl-like isoform X2, whose translation MVSQFSGVLQLTDLDDFITPSQECVKPVKVEKKQGRSVAKIQIEDDGSYFQVKQDGGKQKLEKAKITLNDCLACSGCITSAESVLITQQSHEEIYRVLRSNKAGVAEQKVVVVSVSPQSRASLAARYGLSSSEAGRRLTAFFKGLGVHHVFDTSFSRTFSLLESQKEFVERFHRKEQDKQALPMLASACPGWICYAEKTHGEFILPYVSSTRSPQQMMGSLVKGFFAGQQGLNPQQIYHVTVMPCYDKKLEASRPDFYLEEADTREVDCVITSGEVLKMLEEEKVLLSDVEPAPLDTMFSSVCGDELLGHAGSGSGGYLHHVFTHAARQLFGEEVKELTYKTLKNKDFQEVTLERDGVVVLRFATTYGFRNIQNLVQKLKRGKSPYHFVEVMACPSGCLNGGGQVKPLPEQNNKELLQQVEDLYKEERPLVPEEDQHVAELYQSWLQSVGEERARELLHTQYHAVDKATNGLLVKW comes from the exons ATGGTGTCCCAATTTAGCGGTGTTTTGCAGTTGACAGATCTAGATGATTTTATCACTCCTTCCCAG GAATGTGTGAAACCAGTCAAGGTGGAGAAGAAGCAAGGCCGATCTGTGGCTAAAATTCAAATAGAAGATGATGGGAGCTATTTCCAGGTTAAACAG GATGGTGGAAAGCAGAAGCTGGAGAAAGCTAAGATCACTCTGAATGACTGCCTGGCCTGCAGTGGCTGCATCACCTCAGCTGAGAGTGTCCTTATCACACAGCAGAGTCATGAAGAGATTTACAGGGTGCTACGCAGCAacaag GCAGGTGTAGCAGAGcagaaggtggtggtggtgtctgtgtCCCCACAGTCCAGAGCCTCCCTGGCAGCACGCTACGGCCTGAGCAGCAGTGAGGCAGGCAGGAGGCTCACCGCCTTCTTCAAGGGTCTGG GGGTTCACCACGTGTTTGACACCAGCTTCAGCAGGACCTTCAGCCTGTTGGAGAGTCAGAAAGAGTTTGTGGAGCGGTTCCATCGGAAGGAGCAAGACAAGCAGGCCCTGCCCATGCTAGCCTCTGCCTGCCCAG gttGGATCTGCTATGCAGAGAAAACCCATGGAGAGTTCATCCTGCCCTACGTCAGCTCCACCCGCTCCCCACAGCAGATGATGGGCTCTCTGGTGAAGGGCTTCTTCGCTGGCCAGCAG ggcCTGAACCCACAGCAGATCTACCATGTGACTGTGATGCCCTGCTATGATAAGAAACTGGAGGCCTCCAGGCCTGACTTCTACCTGGAGGAGGCTGACACCAGAGAGGTGGACTGTGTCATCACTTCAG GAGAAGTtctgaagatgctagaggaagaGAAAGTGTTGCTCAGCGATGTGGAGCCAGCCCCATTAGATACAAT gttcagcagtgtgtgtggtgatgAGTTGCTGGGCCATGCAGGGAGCGGTTCAGGAGGATACCTCCATCACGTGTTCACACACGCTGCCAGACAGCTGTTtggagaggaggtgaaggagcTCACCTACAAGACACTCAA GAACAAGGACTTCCAGGAGGTGACCCTGGAAAGGGACGGTGTGGTCGTGCTGCGTTTCGCCACAACCTACGGTTTCCGCAACATCCAGAACCTGGTGCAGAAACTCAAGAGGGGAAAGTCACCCTACCACTTCGTAGAGGTCATGGCCTGTCCGTCAG gTTGTCTGAATGGGGGAGGCCAGGTGAAGCCCTTACCAGAGCAGAACAACAAGGAGTTGCTGCAGCAGGTGGAGGATCTGTACAAGGAGGAGCGCCCTCTAGTGCCAGAGGAGGACCAGCACGTGGCAGAGCTTTACCAGTCCTGGCTACAGagtgtaggagaggagagagccaggGAGCTGCTGCACACACAGTACCATGCAGTGGACAAGGCCACCAACGGACTCCTTGTCAAATGGTGA
- the LOC110486842 gene encoding hydroxyacylglutathione hydrolase, mitochondrial isoform X1, whose amino-acid sequence MFYRSLVASACTLGVLGAAATYKIAPAHVQAALLHKEAPDIPIRKSLLVEQSDMKVELLPALTDNYMYLLIDEESKEAAIIDPVEPVKVVEAIRKHGVRLTTVLTTHHHWDHAGGNEKMVRLVPGLTVYGGDDRVDALTKKVKHSNTFKVGSLTVKCLFTPCHTTGHICYLVTKDNSTEPPAVFTGDTLFVAGCGKFFEGTAEQMYRALIDVLGRLPPETRVYCGHEYTVNNLKFARHVEPDNEVIKKKLAWAKEKVSNGEPTIPSTVAEEFKFNPFMRVKEKSVQEHAGQNDPVETMRSLRKEKDGFRVPKD is encoded by the exons ATGTTTTACAGGTCACTGGTAGCGAGTGCCTGCACTCTTGGCGTTCTTGGAGCCGCTGCAACGTATAAAATTG CCCCTGCGCACGTCCAAGCAGCCCTTCTACACAAGGAAGCTCCTGATATCCCGATAAGGAAGTCTTTACTGGTGGAGCAGAGCGACATGAAGGTAGAACTGCTGCCAGCCCTCACTGACAACTACATGTACCTTCTCATTGATGAGGAGTCAAAGGAAGCTGCCATCATAGACCCAGTTGAACCAGTGAAG GTTGTAGAAGCTATCAGAAAGCACGGTGTGAGACTTACAACAGTTCTGACTACCCATCACCATTG GGACCATGCGGGAGGCAATGAGAAGATGGTGAGGCTAGTGCCTGGTCTCACTGTGTACGGAGGAGATGACCGGGTGGATGCCCTCACTAAGAAAGTCAAACACTCCAACACGTTCAAA GTTGGTTCACTTACAGTCAAGTGTTTGTTTACGCCATGCCACACCACTGGCCACATTTGCTACCTTGTGACCAAAGACAACAGCACTGAGCCTCCAGCTGTCTTCACAG GGGACACACTGTTTGTTGCTGGCTGTGGGAAGTTTTTTGAGGGTACAGCTGAACAGATGTACAGGGCATTGATAGACGTGCTGGGACGTCTGCCCCCTGAAACA CGTGTTTACTGTGGTCATGAGTACACCGTCAACAATCTGAAGTTCGCTCGACATGTGGAGCCCGACAACGAGGTCATCAAGAAAAAACTAGCATGGGCAAAG GAGAAAGTCAGTAATGGAGAACCAACCATCCCCTCCACTGTGGCTGAAGAATTCAAATTCAACCCCTTTATGAGAGTGAA AGAGAAGTCTGTGCAAGAGCATGCTGGGCAGAATGACCCTGTTGAAACCATGAGGAGTCTCCGTAAGGAGAAAGATGGCTTCCGGGTCCCCAAGGACTGA